Within Oreochromis niloticus isolate F11D_XX linkage group LG2, O_niloticus_UMD_NMBU, whole genome shotgun sequence, the genomic segment atgcttgaaaagcaCTTTTgatttcaggtgaaaatttctgtattttcatctcattcaacatttttaacttaaaattcagcaattaattcatttcagtgcatacattcagattcaagcattcacactgcagtttcttcagaaaatgcactttctagtttctAATGATGCTGCACATTTGAGCTCTGAAACCTCAAACATTACAGGTTACTGCCCCGTAGCCTAATAAAGGAGACATAGGAACTGCTTTAGTTTAAGGGCAGATCaaagaaaaaattattttattattcaatCTCAGGGGAAATGTTTCACTGATGAAGCGCAGCATTGTTTAATACCAAAGATGTTGCAGGTCCTTGACTAAGACTTTTTCAGTGTACCTTTTTTTATATAAACGTCTCTTTTTTTCCAAAATTCTGttgaccaaaaaaaacccacctttAAATGCCTAAATTCATATCTTCAGAACTTTGATGCTATGATGCTAGTGTAAATTTAGTCTGAATAGAGtacatttctttctgtgtctttactTGAGTTTTGTAAAAGCACAAGAACATAATTCATTGGCACCTGTTGAAAACCCTttgaaataatgataataaaggaCTAGCATGTCACGGTTTTACAATCTGTTTATATTCTGCTGACATTACCTGTGAAATGCTTggaataaagttttaaaaagtgaagagcATTGGAAATCACATCATACTCAAACTGTGACTATACTGCGCATTATATATGCATAGATCATATCAGGGTAATTTAAGTTACATTGTTATAACAAAAATGTGCCAAACATGTGCACTAAATGGACAGAAGTTAAATGGTTCATGGTTCACATGACTCTTCTTCTGCACAAAATTAAACCTATTAGTGTGCCTACCTGAGTCATTAGATTatgataatgatgataaaaTACTGATAAGTCTATAAAAACCATTGGAAAACCAACTGTAAAGGCAGCGCTGTTGCAAACAAGACAAGAGtagaaactcataaatcttgcAATTTAGAATTTAGAATGAATATATAATGCCATCATAATCTCATGTAAGCTTGTCTACTATATGCAATGATCACAAAGCAAAGAACCAAAACAGTGACAGGAAAGCCAGTAGCTCTGCTGAATAAAacttgcaaaaataaaaactgaatccAAACAGTCTCAACAAATCAAGAGTTTATGAAAGGATGGCAGGTGAATGATACAGAAGTAAATATCTGTCAGCATTCTAGTAGTTATGCATGTTGTTGCAAAACTACTAGATTACTTAAGATGTAATCACAATAAAACAATCAATCGTTTTCCCACGTGAATTTTTCATTGTTAACATAATGCTGATCAGCTTTTATATTGTCTTATGTGACAGAAGAGAAAAGACTACAACCATTAATATAAGCATTTCAGGATGGTCCCATTGTCAGTCACGACCCACAGATTGCCACGATCATAGCTCACATGGCTGATGCGAGAGGGCATTGGTATTTGGGTCCAGCTCGTGCCTTGTGGAGTGCGGCTGTCGATGCCTTGTCTGTAGAGAGAAGACATTGATACTTAAACCTTTGAATCTACAACTCTGATTATTGTGCAACCGAGGTTTTGGCCTCAACTCCTCGCCATATTATTTATTCTGAGTTAAGAGTTGTAAGTCTCATGGTTGCTCGGTCTGGTGACCCAGTGATAATGTTTTTGATTATTTCATGTTCTGTGATTTTGGGGTTTCTCATGGTCTAGTCTGTTGCATTTCTAGCTCCTTTGGTTATTCCTTGGTATGTTTGGTGATTTCTAGTCTTTAgattttgttaatgttctgtgTTACATCTAGTTATCTAGGTTTCTATGTtcgtgtatttcctgttttactttggtagtCTCATGTCCTGTACTAGagtattctgttttgcttccttcCTGTCTCGTGTGTCAgattaggttcagctgtgtctcccttctgtatttattgtgtgttttcctttgttccTTGTCGGGTCGTCTGCAtttcctctgctcttcttccctcCATATTTCCAGGTTTCAGGTTTTCTAGTTCAATGTTTCAAGTTTCATGTTCACcttttccagtttaggttttgttagttCCCTTTCTGCCATTTGTTTTATAACATTTGTTGCAGCCctaaataaaggctcgctttctgTTAACATCCACCTCCATCTCCATTTGTCTGCATTTGGTTCCGTATTCTCTTCTCTCCACGCCATCTGCCTTAGCAGGCGTGACAGGAAGAGGTAAATATGTTTAACAAATGTGAAAATGAGATTTCTATGATTTCTTTTAAGTGAACACCTAAATGTATTATAGAGGAGAGACTATCATTCAAAGAATCCACAACTGAAATCTGAAAATTCTGTAATGACAAAGATAACCAGAGGAATATAATTTATGAGTTACAGAAACTGTGATGATTGTAAGTAAACGTTAATACTTTTCTTTTATAGCATTTGACTGGTGATTCTACACATGAACATTTTATGGCTCAGTGATCATTACAATGAAAGTCACTTCTAGAAAGATTTAAGCACAAATTGCCTTTGTGAGCAATTCGTTATTCATTTGTGGAGAGGTCATTCTAAGGTTAAAGAGCAAAATAGTGGTTGATCCATTGCATGGATAACAACAGAGGAGTCAAAAACATAATAACCTGATTCAAACAGAGCCTGAAAGAgtcacaaagcaaaaaagaaagaaagaacagaaaTACTGCCAGGGCTAGTTATAAAATGCTATCAGACTAGATTAAGTGTTTACCTTTGGTAGACCGCTCCTACTCTATTTACAACAAAGACGCTTCCATCAGTCCCAGTTTCAACCTTTACTGCAAGACCATCCACATGTATCCAGTCACTGATGCCACAGGTGCTCGGTGTTACTTTCTGTCATGAAAAGCAAATGTGGTGAGATGTCTTGAtcatacaaataaaaacacaaatgatcatttaaataaaaaagaatttaCTGTGAAGTAGATGTTTTCAGCTGAGTTCACTCCCCAGCATCCATATTTTGTGCTGCAACTGACATACATTAAAAGCCCAGGCAGGGTTATCCAGCTCAGGGTGCTCTGTTCCCTGTAGACTGAGGCAATGGTGCTTTGCAGACAGTGGATGGTGGAGGTGTCGGTAACTCCCACCACCTGACCATCACCTCCAGCATCCACCTGCCGTAAACTCTCACCTGAAGACACACAGAGGTACACATCATTCATTCAAACAGCTGCTACCGCGCGCACTCTACTGTGTTAAGTCTGTGATAAAGCTCACCATTCGCAAAAACAAAGCTGCCAGCTACGTATTCGTATACCCTGTTGTTGAGGTCAACACCCCAGATTCCTGCAGGCCCCACTGAGACATGCTTGAGGGTGAGTAAGCCCATTTTGTACCACTGTGATCCAATCAGAAAGTATGCATAATTGTTGCTGTCTGTCATCACAACTTTCCCCTGCCCAGCATCAATCTGTACAGCAGGAAACTGTTGTGGACCCTCCATGCAAATGCCGCCTGTGAAGAGAAAACCATCAGTCATATGAATggaacctttatttattttaagaataaaaataatttgctTCTTGGTTGGTTTAAACAAATATAGTAAACGATAgtgtagttttattttgaaaaactggACTTACCATGACCGACTGATAGGTAGTTTAGCATTAGCAGCAAGGCTGCGATagctttcattttgtttctgagTCTGTCTGCTGCAGGACTCTTCTGGGTGTGTTACTGGATGTTTGCTGAGTGTGCATTTTATAATTTACCAATTATTGTGAAACAATATTGTGAaacagattttctttctttttcttttcttttttttttacacaatatAGGCAAAGGAGGAAGTTGTGAAAGAGGTATTTTTCTCAAGTACAACCTTCAAAGCAAAGACTCTGAGGATTCTTCCAAGATAAAATGATTTCCATAAAACGTACAAACCTTCCTGGGACATATTTCTATTAGTTGGGGAAAGTTACTGGTGGCAACTTAACTTTACTTTGAAGTTATTCCATCTTAGTAATTACAGTGGCAAGATCTgacaactgctgttcacaaacgctgtccatctaatctgactgagctggagctgttttgcaaagaagaatgggcaagaatttcagtctgtagatgtgcaaagctggtagagacataccctaaaaggctggcagctgtaattgcagcaaaaggtggttctgaaaagtattgactcagggggctgaataattacgcacaccccacttttagttatttatttgtaaaaatgtctGGAATcttgtatgattttcgttccacttctcacgtgtacaccactttgtattggtctttcacgtggcaTTCCaaaaaaattgattcatgtttgtggctgtaatgtgacaaatgtggaaaagttcaagggggccgaatacttttgcaagccactgtatattagGTCCAAGCTACTCATGATTCATAATCATCTTTTGGTTGTTGATACTATTGAAAACCCTATTTGTGCAGCTCTCTTGAAATAGATACCCTAATCTCTGTTCCTTTCATGGGGTCTTACTTTAGATCCTGAGTTCCACCATACTACCGCAGGCAAAGTTGTTAATAGTACAACAATAGCTGAAGCTGTGATTATGACTCAATTCCAGACTCTGTAAATCCAAACCAAATCATGGCTGATTCTGTAAATGTCTTTGATTATGTAAGAAGTCTATGTAATTTGTTTGTCTTCtgtagaaaataaaaagaacaatatCTGTTTTGTCTCCTTCTGCCAAATGAACTACTGCCAAATTCAAAGAGGATGGAAAcatagttagtgtgaatgcttgaaaagcaCTTTTgatttcaggtgaaaatttctgtattttcatctcattcaacatttttaacttaaaattcagcaattaattcatttcagtgcatacattcagattcaagcattcacactgcagtttcttcagaaaatgtaCTTTCTAGTTTCTAATGATGCTGCACATTTGAGCTCTGAAACCTCAAACATTACAGGTTACTGCCCCGTAGCCTAATAAAGGAGACATAGGAACTGCTTTAGTTTAAGGGCAGATCaaagaaaaaattattttattattcaatCTCAGGGGAAATGTTTCACTGATGAAGCGCAGCATTGTTTAATACCAAAGATGTTGCAGGTCCTTGACTAAGACTTTTTCAGTGTACCTTTTTTATATAAACGTCTCTTTTTTCCAAAATTCTGttgaccaaaaaaaacccacctttAAATGCCTAAATTCATATCTTCAGAACTTTGATGCTATGATGCTAGTGTAAATTTAGTCTGAATAGAGtacatttctttctgtgtctttactTGAGTTTTGTAAAAGCACAAGAACATAATTCATTGGCACCTGTTGAAAACCCTttgaaataatgataataaaggaCTAGCATGTCACGGTTTTACAATCTGTTTATATTCTGCTGACATTACCTGTGAAATGCTTggaataaagttttaaaaagtgaagagcATTGGAAATCACATCATACTCAAACTGTGACTATACTGCGCATTATATATGCATAGATCATATCAGGGTAATTTAAGTTACATTGTTATAACAAAAATGTGCCAAACATGTGCACTAAATGGACAGAAGTTAAATGGTTCATGGTTCACATGACTCTTCTTCTGCACAAAATTAAACCTATTAGTGTGCCTACCTGAGTCATTAGATTatgataatgatgataaaaTACTGATAAGTCTATAAAAACCATTGGAAAACCAACTGTAAAGGCAGCGCTGTTGCAAACAAGACAAGAGtagaaactcataaatcttgcAATTTAGAATTTAGAATGAATATATAATGCCATCATAATCTCATGTAAGCTTGTCTACTATATGCAATGATCACAAAGCAAAGAACCAAAACAGTGACAGGAAAGCCAGTAGCTCTGCTGAATAAAacttgcaaaaataaaaaactgaatcCAAACAGTCTCAACAAATCAAGAGTTTATGAAAGGATGGCAGGTGAATGATACAGAAGTAAATATCTGTCAGCATTCTAGTAGTTATGCATGTTGTTGCAAAACTACTAGATTACTTAAGATGTAATCACAATAAAACAATCAATCGTTTTCCCACGTGAATTTTTCATTGTTAACATAATGCTGATCAGCTTTTATATTGTCTTATGTGACAGAAGAGAAAGACTACAACCATTAATATAAGCATTTCAGGATGGTCCCATTGTCAGTCACGACCCACAGATTGCCACGATCATAGCTCACATGGCTGATGCGAGAGGGCATTGGTATTTGGGTCCAGCTCGTGCCTTGTGGAGTGCGGCTGTCGATGCCTTGTCTGTAGAGAGAAGACATTGATACTTAAACCTTTGAATCTACAACTCTGATTATTGTGCAACCGAGGTTTTGGCCTCAACTCCTCGCCATATTATTTATTCTGAGTTAAGAGTTGTAAGTCTCATGGTTGCTCGGTCTGGTGACCCAGTGATAATGTTTTTGATTATTTCATGTTCTGTGATTTTGGGGTTTCTCATGGTCTAGTCTGTTGCATTTCTAGCTCCTTTGGTTATTCCTTGGTATGTTTGGTGATTTCTAGTCTTTAgattttgttaatgttctgtgTTACATCTAGTTATCTAGGTTTCTATGTtcgtgtatttcctgttttactgggTTTGGTAGTCTCATGTCCTGTACTAGagtattctgttttgcttccttcCTGTCTCGTGTGTCAgattaggttcagctgtgtctcccttctgtatttattgtgtgttttcctttgttccTTGTCGGGTCGTCTGCAtttcctctgctcttcttccctcCATATTTCCAGGTTTCAGGTTTTCTAGTTCAATGTTTCAAGTTTCATGTTCACcttttccagtttaggttttgttagttCCCTTTCTGCCATTTGTTTTATAACATTTGTTGCAGCCctaaataaaggctcgctttctgTTAACATCCACCTCCATCTCCATTTGTCTGCATTTGGTTCCGTATTCTCTTCTCTCCACGCCATCTGCCTTAGCAGGCGTGACAGGAAGAGGTAAATATGTTTAACAAATGTGAAAATGAGATTTCTATGATTTCTTTTAAGTGAACACCTAAATGTATTATAGAGGAGAGACTATCATTCAAAGAATCCACAACTGAAATCTGAAAATTCTGTAATGACAAAGATAACCAGAGGAATATAATTTATGAGTTACAGAAACTGTGATGATTGTAAGTAAACGTTAATACTTTTCTTTTATAGCATTTGACTGGTGATTCTACACATGAACATTTTATGGCTCAGTGATCATTACAATGAAAGTCACTTCTAGAAAGATTTAAGCACAAATTGCCTTTGTGAGCAATTCGTTATTCATTTGTGGAGAGGTCATTCTAAGGTTAAAGAGCAAAATAGTGGTTGATCCATTGCATGGATAACAACAGAGGAGTCAAAAACATAATAACCTGATTCAAACAGAGCCTGAAAGAgtcacaaagcaaaaaaagaaagaaagaacagaaaTACTGCCAGGGCTAGTTATAAAATGCTATCAGACTAGATTAAGTGTTTACCTTTGGTAGACCTCTCCTACTCTATTTACAACAAAGACGCTTCCATCAGTCCCAGTTTCAACCTTTACTGCAAGACCATCCACATGTATCCAGTCACTGATGCCACAGGTGCTCGGTGTTACTTTCTGTCATGAAAAGCAAATGTGGTGAGATGTCTTGAtcatacaaataaaaacacaaatgatcatttaaataaaaaagaatttaCTGTGAAGTAGATGTTTTCAGCTGAGTTCACTCCCCAGCATCCATATTTTGTGCTGCAACTGACATACATTAAAAGCCCAGGCAGGGTTATCCAGCTCAGGGTGCTCTGTTCCCTGTAGACTGAGGCAATGGTGCTTTGCAGACAGTGGATGGTGGAGGTGTCGGTAACTCCCACCACCTGACCATCACCTCCAGCATCCACCTGCCGTAAACTCTCACCTGAAGACACACAGAGGTACACATCATTCATTCAAACAGCTGCTACCGCGCGCACTCTACTGTGTTAAGTCTGTGATAAAGCTCACCATTCGCAAAAACAAAGCTGCCAGCTACGTATTCGTATACCCTGTTGTTGAGGTCAACACCCCAGATTCCTGCAGGTCCCACTGAGACATGCTTGAGGGTGAGTAAGCCCATTTTGTACCACTGTGATCCAATCAGAAAGTATGCATAATTGTTGCTGTCTGTCATCACAACTTTCCCCTGCCCAGCATCAATCTGTACAGCAGGAAACTGTTGTGGACCCTCCATGCAAATGCCGCCTGTGACGAGAAAACCATCAGTCATATGAATggaacctttatttattttaagaataaaaataatttgctTCTTGGTTGGTTTAAACAAATATAGTAAACGATAgtgtagttttattttgaaaaactggACTTACCATGACTGACTGATAGGTAGTTTAGCATTAGCAGCAAGGCTGCGATagctttcattttgtttctgagTCTGTCTGCTGCAGGACTCTTCTGGGTGTGTTACTGGATGTTTGCTGAGTGTGCATTTTATAATTTACCAATTATTGTGAAACAATATTGTGAaacagattttctttctttttttcttttctttttttttttacacaatatAGGCAAAGGAGGAAGTTGTGAAAGAGGTATTTTTCTCAAGTACAACCTTCAAAGCAAAGACTCTGAGGATTCTTCCAAGATAAAATGATTTCCATAAAACGTACAAACCTTCCTGGGACATATTTCTATTAGTTGGGGAAAGTTACTGGTGGCAACTTAACTTTACTTTGAAGTTATTCCATCTTAGTAATTACAGTGGCAAGATCTgacaactgctgttcacaaacgctgtccatctaatctgactgagctggagctgttttgcaaagaagaatgggcaagaatttcagtctgtagatgtgcaaagctggtagagacataccctaaaagactggcagctgtaattgcagcaaaaggtggttctacaaagtattgactcaagGGGCTGAATacttacgcacaccccacttttagttatttatttgtaaaaaa encodes:
- the LOC109203916 gene encoding fish-egg lectin; its protein translation is MKAIAALLLMLNYLSVGHGGICMEGPQQFPAVQIDAGQGKVVMTDSNNYAYFLIGSQWYKMGLLTLKHVSVGPAGIWGVDLNNRVYEYVAGSFVFANGESLRQVDAGGDGQVVGVTDTSTIHCLQSTIASVYREQSTLSWITLPGLLMYVSCSTKYGCWGVNSAENIYFTKVTPSTCGISDWIHVDGLAVKVETGTDGSVFVVNRVGAVYQRQGIDSRTPQGTSWTQIPMPSRISHVSYDRGNLWVVTDNGTILKCLY
- the LOC109203917 gene encoding fish-egg lectin-like; this encodes MKAIAALLLMLNYLSVSHGGICMEGPQQFPAVQIDAGQGKVVMTDSNNYAYFLIGSQWYKMGLLTLKHVSVGPAGIWGVDLNNRVYEYVAGSFVFANGESLRQVDAGGDGQVVGVTDTSTIHCLQSTIASVYREQSTLSWITLPGLLMYVSCSTKYGCWGVNSAENIYFTKVTPSTCGISDWIHVDGLAVKVETGTDGSVFVVNRVGEVYQRQGIDSRTPQGTSWTQIPMPSRISHVSYDRGNLWVVTDNGTILKCLY